The nucleotide sequence GATCGCCTCCGAACCCGACGCACCGGCGCAGGCGCCCACGGCGCCCGCAGCGCCGGCCGGCGCGCGGGACTGAGACGAGGGCGGGGCCCCGGCGATCATCCGCCGGGGCCCCGCCGCGTCAGGTCAGTAGGTCAGGCACACGCACTCGGTCATCAGCGCCCGCACGTTACGGACGTACTGCGGGTTGGGGATGGCCAGGGGCTCGCCCTCGCGGGCCACCGCGCCGTGCCCGTAGTTGTACGCCGCGATCACGGCGTTCAGCAGGCAGGAGTTCAGCTCCGAGGTGCAGAGCGAGGCGTCGAGCCGGTAGTCCGACTCGAAGTACATGTCCCCGATGTACTTGGTGAGCCACGCCAGGTAGGTGCCGCCGAGGAAGGCGTTGTCGCGGTAGGCGTCGATGTCGTACGACTGGCCGAACCGCTGGTTCATCCAGTCGGCGGTGGCCGGCATGACCTGCATGAGCCCGATCCCACCGTCGCAGGCCACGATGTTGGACTGCCAGCCGCTCTCCTGCCAGGCGGTCGCCTTCATGAGGGTCAGCGGGATCTTGATGTCCGGCGCGGAGGTGGGCCAGTAGGTGCGTGCCGCCGCATCGGACAGCGCCGACTTCACCTGGCTGCGGGTCGCCTGGGTGCCCCGGTAGCTCGGCTCGCAACCGCTCGCCGGCGGCTTCGGCGGGGGCGGCGGCACCTGGGTCTCGGTGGGCGGCTTCGGCTTGGCCAGCGGACCGGTGGTGGTGCGGGTCGGCTTGGGCTTCGGCTTCGGCGACGCGCTCGGGCTGGGCTTCGCGCTGGGCTTCGCGCCCATCGCGGCGACCGCCGGCGGTTCGTCGCTCGGCAGGTCGGCGGGCTCGTCAGCGGGTGCCTCGACGGGCGCCTCGCTGGGCAACTCGACCGCCACCTCGCGGGTCGGCTTCTCGCCACCGCATCCGGTCACCACAGTCGCCGCCAGTAACGCGGCGACCGCCGCCGTGGCCCAGCGGCCAGCTCCTCGACGCATCTGCTCTCCCCGTGGTCGTCCGCCGCACCCTAGCAGGGATCCACCGGCCTGCGGGGTACCCGCGACGCCGGCCGGGAGCCCCGCGGCCGCGGCGGTCCGTCCCCTGTGGCCGGTCCGTCCGCGCCGGTCGGCGCCTCCCCGACCGCGTGGTCACGGGTGGCCCAGGCGACCACGAAGACGGTGACCCAGGCCGCACCGAGCAGCACCGACGTGGCGGTGCCGCTGGCCGTGCTCCACCCCAGGTAGAGCCGGGCGCCGGTGACGGCGACCACGCCGGCCAGCGCGCCCGTCCAGACGGCGACCGCCACCGGCCAGCGGGCGCCCCGGGACAGCAGCCACGCGAGGGTGCCGAAACTCGCCGTGACCACCGCGGTCTGGGTGGGCCGCAGGTCCGGGGCGGCGTCCGGGCCGCCCGGCCCGGTCAGGCCGGCGACCAGGACCAGCACCACCAGCGGCACGAACGCCCCCACCGTGCCGAGCACGCCGAGCAGGTCGGCCCGCCAGGGCCGGTTCCGCCAGGCCACCACCGCCGCCACGAGGGCCACCGCGGTGATCAGCACCCAGCCGCGCAGCACCGACACCGCGGCCAGCGCCGTGTCGGCCACCCCGGGGGTATGCCGCGCGGCGAACCAGTCGGCGACGATCCCGTCCAGCACGCCGAGCCCGCTGTGGCGGACCACCGCCTCCAGCACCGCCGCGACGGCCAGCCCGGCGGCGAACAGCAGCAACAGGCCGGCGGCCAGGTTGATCAGCAGCGTTCCGGCCGGACCGAACCGCATGGCGACCAGGAAGAACAGCACCCCGTAGCGGGCGCGCAGCCAGCGCAGCGGCGGCAGGGCGGCGGCCCGGGCGGCCAGCGCGCGCACCGGGTCCGGGTTGCGGCCCAGCCAGCGGCCGGCGAGCACCACCCCGAGGAGGCAGACCAGCAGCACGAGCACCGCGCCGGTGGCCCGGCCCAGGAACCGGGACACCCGCTCGTAGGATTCGCCGGCGGCGTAGCCGACCAGCACGGAGGCGCCGACCCAGCTCACCACCCCGGCCAGGTTCCATGGGGCGAACCGCCGGTAGGGCAGCCCGGCCGCGCCGGCCAGCCGGGGCGCCAGGGTGCGCGCGAACGCCACCCAGCGGGCCGCCAGCACGCCCCGGCCGCCGAGCCGGTCGAGCAGCGAGTCGGCCCGCCGCCACCGCTGCGGCCCGATCCGGGCACCGAGGCCGGAGGCACGCAGTCTCGGCCCGTACCGCCGGCCGGCGCGATAGGCGAGTGTGTCTCCGATCACGGCGGCAGCGGTCATGGCCAGCAGCGCCGGAATAATCCGCAGCGTCCCCGCGTAGGCTAAGAAGCCGACCAGCAACAGGGTCGCCTCACCCGGCACCAGCAGTCCGAAGATCACCGCGGTCTCGCCCGCCACGATCGTCGCTGCGACCAGGTAGATCAGCAGAGGCGGCAGCTCCTGCAGCCAGTTCAGCAGGTCAGGCATCCGGTCCCCCGCACGGGAGCCAGCATGCCAGTCGCTGGAACGGTCGGGACAGCACTTTCCGCAGAGATCCGGGCCATCTCGGGGTGACCCCGAGGCGTGCCCCGGCAACCGCAGACAGGAGTATGGAGGGTATGCAGCTACGCACCGACCTCCGCAACGTCGCCATCATCGCCCACGTCGACCACGGCAAGACGACCCTGGTCGACGCCATGTTGCGGCAGGCCGGCGCCTACGGCGCCCGTGGTGAGGACACCGAGCGGGTCATGGACTCGATGGACCTCGAGCGGGAGAAGGGCATCACCATCCTCGCCAAGAACACCGGCGTGCGCTACCTGCCGGCGGACGGCTCCGAGGCGGTGACGATCAACATCATCGACACCCCGGGGCACGCCGACTTCGGCGGCGAGGTCGAGCGCGGCCTCACCATGGTCGACGGTGTGGTGCTGCTGGTCGACGCCAGCGAGGGCCCGCTGCCGCAGACCCGGTTCGTGCTCCGCAAGGCGCTGCGCGCCCGGCTGCCGATCATCCTGGTGATCAACAAGGTGGACCGTCCCGACGCCCGGATCAAGGAGGTCGTGGACGACACCTACGAGCTCTTCCTCGACCTGGACGCCGACGAGGAGCAGATCGACTTCCCGATCGTCTACGCCTGCGCCCGCGACGGCATCGCCTCGCTGACCCAGCCGGCCGACGGCGCGGTGCCGGACGACAGCCACAACCTGGAGCCGCTGTTCCGCACCCTGCTGGACACCATCCCGGCCCCCGCGTACGAGGAGGACGCGCCGCTGCAGGCGCACGTCACCAACCTCGACGCCTCGCCGTTCCTGGGCCGGCTCGCGCTGTGCCGGGTCCGCCAGGGCACCATCAGCAAGGGCCAGTCCGTCACCTGGTGCCGCACCGACGGCAGCAGCCAGCGGGTCCGCATCTCCGAGCTGCTCATGACCGAGGGCCTGGAGCGCAAGCCCGCCGAGAGCGCCGGCCCGGGCGACATCATCGCCGTCGCCGGCATCCCGGAGATCATGATCGGCGAGACCCTCGCCGACGCCGAGAACCCGGTCCCGCTGCCGCTGATCACCGTCGACGAGCCGGCCATCTCGATGACCATCGGCACCAACACCTCGCCGCTGGTCGGCCGGGTCAAGGGCGCCAAGGTCACCGCCCGCATGGTCAAGGACCGGCTCGACAAGGAGCTGGTCGGCAACGTGTCGCTGCGGGTGCTGCCCACCGAGCGGCCGGACGCCTGGGAGGTGCAGGGCCGCGGTGAGCTGGCCCTGGCCATCCTGGTCGAGCAGATGCGCCGCGAGTCCTACGAGCTCACCGTCGGCAAGCCGCAGGTCGTCACCAAGGAGATCGACGGAAAGACCTGCGAGCCGGTCGAGCGGCTGACCATCGACGCCCCGGAGGAGTACCTGGGCGCGATCACCCAGCTCCTCGCCACCCGCAAGGGCCGGATGGAGCAGCTGGTCAACCACGGCACCGGCTGGATCCGGATGGAGTGGCTGGTCCCGGCGCGCGGCCTCATCGGCTTCCGCACCGAGTTCCTCACCGAGACCCGCGGCACCGGCATCCTGCACCACGTCTTCGAGTCGTACGAGCCGTGGTTCGGTGAGCTGCGCACCCGCCAGAACGGCTCGCTGGTCGCCGACCGCTCCGGCTCGGTCACCGCGTTCGCCATGACCAACCTCCAGGAGCGCGGCCAGCTCTTCGTCGAGCCGGGCACCGAGGTGTACGAGGGCATGATCGTCGGTGAGAACTCCCGCTCCGACGACATGGACGTCAACATCACCAAGGAGAAGAAGCTCACCAACATGCGGTCGTCGACCGCGGACGAGACCGAGAAGCTGATCCCGCCGCGCAAGCTGTCGCTGGAGCAGGCCCTCGAGTTCTGCCGCGAGGACGAGTGCGTCGAGGTGACCCCGGCCGCGGTGCGCATCCGCAAGGTGGTGCTGGACCAGACCCAGCGCGGCCGCATGGCCGCCCGCCGCAAGCACGCCGGCTGACGAACCAGCCACCCCCGGAGCCCGGCCCGCCTCCCAGCGGACCGGGCTCCACCCTTTCCCGACCCGCCCCGCGCCGGCGATCATGGAGTTAGCGGCAGTATTGGAGATCGACATCGCCGCTAACCTCATGATCAACGCGTCGAGGACGCCCGGCGGCGGGGGTAGGCGGCAGGGGGCCGGGGCAGGGGCAGGGTCAGGGTTTGGTGGCCTGGAGGGCCAGGATGTCGGGGATCGGGCCGGAGCCCGACTCCCGGACGGCGGTCAGGGTGAGGCCGGCGGACGGTACCGCGTCGAGCAGGTCGGCCAGCGGCACGTGCCAGGCGCCCACCCGGGCGCGGACGCCGACGGAGTTCCAGGACCGGAAGCTGCGGTCCCGCTCGGCGTAGCCCTCGTCCAGCAGGATCCGGCCGGGCTCCGAGCGGTCCGCGAAGGCGCCCACGAAGCAGGGGTGCACACCGATGTGGACCAGCCGCCCGCCGGGTGCCAGCACCCGGGCCGCCTCGGCGATCGCCGCCGGGTAGTCCGGCATGTCGGTGTGGGCGAGCACGCAGGCCACGGCCGGCAGCACGCCGTCCGGCAGGGGCAGCGCGGTCGCGTCGGCCCGGGCCACCGGGAGCCGCGTCCGCGCATGACGCAGTTGCCCGCCCGACAGGTCCACCCCGATCGGCTGCCAGCCCAGCCGGCGCAGCTCGGCGGCGTGCGCCCCCGTGCCGCAGCACAGGTCGAGGCAGCGCCCGGGCCCCGGCCCGAGCAACTCGGCCAGCACCGCCCGGACCCGTTCGCTGTAGTCGGTGGCGGTGGTCGTCACGTAGTCGTCGTACCAGTCGGCGATGGCGTCGTACGCGGCGGTCGTCATCTCCGCACGCTAGACCCCGCCCGGCCCGCACCGCAGCCCCGGCGATGATCCGCTACGGTCACCGGCATGACCTGGGAGAACCTCGACGCGCACCTGGACACGGTGCCCGGCACCGTCTCCGCGTACGTGGGGCGGCTCGGCGCCCCGCCCACCTGGACCCGGCACGCCGACGCCACCCACTACGCGGCCAGCACCATGAAGGTCGCCGTGCTGGTGGCGCTGCACCGCACCGCCGAGGCGGGCCGGCTGGACCTGGACGCGCCCGTCCCCGTGCGCAACAGCTTCGACTCCGCCCTGCCCGGCACGCCCCGGTTCACCAACGCGCAGCACTACGACAACGACGACGCGGTCTGGGCGCGGGTGGGCGGCGAGGCGCCCCTGCGCTGGCTGGCCGAACGGATGATCGTCCGCTCCAGCAACCTGGCCACCAACCTCTGCATCGCCCACGTCGGGCTGCCCGCCGTGGCCGAGGCGTGGACGCTGGCCGGCGCCCGGCACAGCGTCACCGGCCGGGGCATCGAGGACTTCGCGGCCCGCGACGCCGGCATCGACAACCTGGTCACCGCCGCCGACCTGGCCGCCCTGCTCGGCGGCCTGGCCCGGGGCGCCCGCGAGCCCGGGCCGCTCGCCTCGCCGGCCGGCTGTGCGGCCATGCTCGACGTGCTGTTCGCCCAGGAGCACCGCGAGGACCTCGCCGCCGGGCTGCCCGAGGGCACCCGCATCGCGCACAAGAACGGCTGGGTACGCGGCGTCCGCCACGGCGCCGGCGTGGTCTTCCCGGACGACGCCCCGCCGTACGCCGTCGTGGTCTGCACCACCACCGACCTGGCCGACGGCGGCCCGAGCGGCGAGGAGGACGAGGACGACGCCTGCCGCCTCATCGCCCACGTCTCCGCGGCGGTCTGGGCGGCCCGGCACGACCTGGCCGGGTGACCGCCTGGGGCTACGGCGGCCCCCACACCGCTAGTCCAGCAGGTTCGCGCGCAGCGCGGCCAGCGTCGCGTCGGTGAGCCCCAGGCCGGCCCGCAGGTACGCGTCGAACGTGCCGTGCACCCGGCGCACCTCGTCGTAGGCGGCGTCCAGGTATTCCGGACGCACCTCCAGCAGCGGCCGGGCGACCGCCGGGTCCAGGTCCGGCCGGCGGCGGGTCATGGCGGCCAGCAGCACCGCGCGCAGGCTCTCGGTGAGCTCGTTGTGCCGCAGGTAGTCGGCCCGGATCGCC is from Micromonospora terminaliae and encodes:
- a CDS encoding lytic transglycosylase domain-containing protein — translated: MRRGAGRWATAAVAALLAATVVTGCGGEKPTREVAVELPSEAPVEAPADEPADLPSDEPPAVAAMGAKPSAKPSPSASPKPKPKPTRTTTGPLAKPKPPTETQVPPPPPKPPASGCEPSYRGTQATRSQVKSALSDAAARTYWPTSAPDIKIPLTLMKATAWQESGWQSNIVACDGGIGLMQVMPATADWMNQRFGQSYDIDAYRDNAFLGGTYLAWLTKYIGDMYFESDYRLDASLCTSELNSCLLNAVIAAYNYGHGAVAREGEPLAIPNPQYVRNVRALMTECVCLTY
- a CDS encoding DedA family protein; the encoded protein is MPDLLNWLQELPPLLIYLVAATIVAGETAVIFGLLVPGEATLLLVGFLAYAGTLRIIPALLAMTAAAVIGDTLAYRAGRRYGPRLRASGLGARIGPQRWRRADSLLDRLGGRGVLAARWVAFARTLAPRLAGAAGLPYRRFAPWNLAGVVSWVGASVLVGYAAGESYERVSRFLGRATGAVLVLLVCLLGVVLAGRWLGRNPDPVRALAARAAALPPLRWLRARYGVLFFLVAMRFGPAGTLLINLAAGLLLLFAAGLAVAAVLEAVVRHSGLGVLDGIVADWFAARHTPGVADTALAAVSVLRGWVLITAVALVAAVVAWRNRPWRADLLGVLGTVGAFVPLVVLVLVAGLTGPGGPDAAPDLRPTQTAVVTASFGTLAWLLSRGARWPVAVAVWTGALAGVVAVTGARLYLGWSTASGTATSVLLGAAWVTVFVVAWATRDHAVGEAPTGADGPATGDGPPRPRGSRPASRVPRRPVDPC
- the typA gene encoding translational GTPase TypA, which translates into the protein MQLRTDLRNVAIIAHVDHGKTTLVDAMLRQAGAYGARGEDTERVMDSMDLEREKGITILAKNTGVRYLPADGSEAVTINIIDTPGHADFGGEVERGLTMVDGVVLLVDASEGPLPQTRFVLRKALRARLPIILVINKVDRPDARIKEVVDDTYELFLDLDADEEQIDFPIVYACARDGIASLTQPADGAVPDDSHNLEPLFRTLLDTIPAPAYEEDAPLQAHVTNLDASPFLGRLALCRVRQGTISKGQSVTWCRTDGSSQRVRISELLMTEGLERKPAESAGPGDIIAVAGIPEIMIGETLADAENPVPLPLITVDEPAISMTIGTNTSPLVGRVKGAKVTARMVKDRLDKELVGNVSLRVLPTERPDAWEVQGRGELALAILVEQMRRESYELTVGKPQVVTKEIDGKTCEPVERLTIDAPEEYLGAITQLLATRKGRMEQLVNHGTGWIRMEWLVPARGLIGFRTEFLTETRGTGILHHVFESYEPWFGELRTRQNGSLVADRSGSVTAFAMTNLQERGQLFVEPGTEVYEGMIVGENSRSDDMDVNITKEKKLTNMRSSTADETEKLIPPRKLSLEQALEFCREDECVEVTPAAVRIRKVVLDQTQRGRMAARRKHAG
- a CDS encoding class I SAM-dependent methyltransferase, whose translation is MTTAAYDAIADWYDDYVTTTATDYSERVRAVLAELLGPGPGRCLDLCCGTGAHAAELRRLGWQPIGVDLSGGQLRHARTRLPVARADATALPLPDGVLPAVACVLAHTDMPDYPAAIAEAARVLAPGGRLVHIGVHPCFVGAFADRSEPGRILLDEGYAERDRSFRSWNSVGVRARVGAWHVPLADLLDAVPSAGLTLTAVRESGSGPIPDILALQATKP
- a CDS encoding serine hydrolase, which codes for MTWENLDAHLDTVPGTVSAYVGRLGAPPTWTRHADATHYAASTMKVAVLVALHRTAEAGRLDLDAPVPVRNSFDSALPGTPRFTNAQHYDNDDAVWARVGGEAPLRWLAERMIVRSSNLATNLCIAHVGLPAVAEAWTLAGARHSVTGRGIEDFAARDAGIDNLVTAADLAALLGGLARGAREPGPLASPAGCAAMLDVLFAQEHREDLAAGLPEGTRIAHKNGWVRGVRHGAGVVFPDDAPPYAVVVCTTTDLADGGPSGEEDEDDACRLIAHVSAAVWAARHDLAG